acctggactttgacttggcacctttttgtttttaacgaCTCCTGCATTGCTTCGGCCTTTTGTTTGGAaccattgtcctgctgaaaggtgaGATTTTccccaagcttttttttttttaaatttatatattttttttattttggcagACTGAAGCAGTTTCTCTTGCAATATCCCCCTGTTTTTGCTCCATTCATTCTTCCTTCAATATTGACAAGAAGCCCAGTTTTTGAGGTTGATTGAAGTATGGCCTGCGTTAGATTTCTTCCACACATAGCACTTTCAAACTTGTCTCAAACAAATATCTcgatcttggtctcatcacaaaaaaaaccacatcttGACTGTTGGCTTCACTGTGGCTTCCCTCACCAGtaactgttttgttttagcGCCGTGTTTTGAGGGACAGGCTTGTCTAGTGCttgtgtggtgtgatgcagtgtgATGCAGATCCATTTCCTCACTATTGAGCTAGCAGTGCATACTGGGATGTCCAACCTCTTAGATctaaatttttcacatttatgaaaatttttaaacattttagaatgCTCTTTAGCcttcattttcactcctttCCTTCAGACTGACAGTCTCTCAATGCCAGTTCAACTGAGGTggtttttgttcagaaaatgggagctgttttaatatttcaaagtgAAGGCCAATTATAAGTAAGTTGTGTCCTTGTTAAGGCAGTATCTTTCATCTGGAACTTtagggttgaatacttatgcaagcagcgtttttcagtttttgattttctttgaagTATTTGCtgaccaataattaattttcactttaaaaattcACTGTAAGAGAACACgagtttgcaataaaaatactgacaggaaGAGTATGTGTATCACATCGTATTTATTGTTATTCAGACAAATTTGATAAATTCTgggggggttgaatacttttgcaaataACAagatcaaactgtcagacagtggagCTGGACTTAATACTCCTTGCTCGAGTCGATATCATGCAGGAAAATAGCTAAAACACATCAGCATAAAATATTCCCTTTGAGGTGTCTAAAATGAAGTCTCTGTCTTTCCTCACAGCTTTGACAGAATGTGATCCTCCTTTGTACCATGTGGACTTGGCTTCTGTTGAAACCAACATCGTGCGTTTCTGTTTGCGAGTTCCTGGACTGAGTCCGTCTCATTTCTGTGAGCTGATGGAGGAGGTGAGCGACGAGGAGATTGACGCTCTGGACCAGGGTGTACGTGTGCTCATGTTCCCTCACGTCAGAGGAACAGTGAGAGCTGTGTGGCACCTCGGCATCAGCGAGGAGGACACTCAGCTAGCTATAAAGAAGGCCCAGTTTGTGGCCCAACAATTTAGGATAAAATCAGCAAGAGACAGATGAAAGCAAGGGAAGAATCTTCAATCATCATCATTGTCCCTTCAATTAAGAAGTGCTATGAAGCATTCTGAACCAAATTAGCAAACATTTGTATTACACACCATTTGTATTAAACTCTATTAAATCAATTACATTTCactagaataataataatttatatttcgATTGGAATAGTGATATATAAAATGAAGGTTTATATAAATCTTTCAGTCTAATTTATAGATACAGCAATTCATGTGGATTTGAAATAATACAGAATTTTACACATTGTCTCATTGGCCTATATAAATAAGcaattgtttatatataaaaccatatTGTTTGGTTGCTAGATAGCATTTCAACACATGCTAACTTGTTAAAGACATCTGAGGATGGAATAATGTCATTTGAGACTTAATACCCAATTCtaatataatgtacattattacatacagtaatttttttaacgTAACAGCGACATATGGTTATTACTGTAAGCTTCAAATTATATTAGTCCATGTTTTATataagtctgagaccactagtgaaaatgcttctattttgcgtTCTTTTCTAATTTCAAAGAAGcgttgaaatatttacatgatttacagcgtttcttagtatttggtacgttCCATTTTTGCGTaatgagctggcatggactccacaagtttgtgcaaaaccctGTGATACATTTTAGatccatcggagtgtcgtctgaacacatgcttcaatagaacagattaggcatgaggaaaatctgaacttttgtacaaagcagttaacatggtcaatatcacacatttgcttacatttcaatagggacctagaaatagtgcagaatcttgactattaaatattcaagatattgaacatttactttttggtttaaatatcttaaaattctaaaaccttctgtttatttctaattttaaatgaaaaaaaaatcccagattttcagtgtggtctcaggcTTTTggaccacactgaaaatatagatataaagcaatataaatgaTGTTGTCTCTGAATCTCTGGTGGTAATAAGATTGTCCTGTAGCACACGTAATGAGGCATTGTTATTTTGGGAATAATGAGTCTGTCACCAAGGTTTGCATATTAAGTACATGTAACACGtgtcccataaacacactcacacactcattctggAGATGGATTGTCTTAATGACCAGGGGGATATTGCATTTGCTGTGCTGCATGTCAAACCAGAGCTCTGAGCCACACACTAGTCACACCATTTGAAAACAGCTGCATTAAGATGAGCTTTACAAGTGTCAGAGTTAATGAAATTCTATGTACAAAATGTCCATAAATGGTATTGTGCTATATCTACTTTCTGATTAAATACACCTTGGATGTGTGCACGGAATTCAATTAAATAACTTTGATGGTTAGAACAATAGTTGCCTATGGCAACAATGTGCACCAAGGCAACAATGTTCCAGTGCTACAATCATGTGAATAAATCTCTTTTCCCCCAAATGATTAGgctgtgttttaaaaatatatgcttaaaatacatgcatttaaaaaaatgcctaCAGCATGGatgcttttattttgcaaagtttttatttatcaagtCATTTAGATAAATAGTATGTGTGGGTCTTACTGCAAATAGACCTAAAAGAAAGGGTAAGTCATTGTAAAATGTCTCAACCACTGCATGTATAACAATAAGTATATTAAAGGACGGTTAAATAAAGATGATCTCAAGACAATAATGTAAAGCACATTAGGTAAAGCACGTCTCTCAAAATTATAACCCACTGTGGACTCGTACTTCAAGGGTTCTTTTGATAgttaaaagggttctacttggaacacAACAGGCCCAGCATAAAATGAACCACTGTTGACAAGATCATGGTTTAATATTAAAGTCTTTGAATTAGGATTATGGTAAATTAAAGTGGAGAAAAACATAGGAAgtagttcatttaaaaaaaaaaagtggtgttAAAAGAGATCTTAATAATCTTGTTTTTGTGTAGTATATGTACATGCTCTTGGTCAACACttcaattataaattatttaaaaatacatcttCCACAACTACTATTCacgtaaatatattttaatttttcaagttatataattcaaataaagtATGTATAATTGAAAAAAGACATTATGGATCTGTCCTATGGAcacaaaaatactttaaaatgaacacaagtaaaataaataatgggaTGTTAACACTATAGGAATGACAGCACTATTGCTTTTCAACTTGGCAAACCCCTGCATTCAGTAATTACCTTAAAATGCCTATGGTTTGCACTGGAGATATGAAATTTTATATAGGGGCCACAGTCTCCTGGTACTGGGCTAATTGGACCATCCAGGCAGCAAGCAGCAGGAGAAGACCGGTTATCACTTCCAGGATGAAGGAGAGCCAGGCCAAGCCCATTGACCAGCCGAAGGACGTGTGAACCATGGCCATCTGCTCCAACCCGATCCTCATCTCTGCCTCCTCCAGAGCTTTTTGGGAATAACTGATGTACAGACTTACACCAGAGAGAGTGAGAACgcctgagaaaaaaagagatatttGGAGTGTATATGAGGATAGCAAGAATTATTGTGGGTATTTACTGTGATAAATCTAGTTGGTTAAAGAACAATTGGTATAATCAATTAATTCAAAGCTTGGGTCACTATAAAAAGGtgtgtcagaaaaaaacaaggccAGACATGAGTAAAGATGCTGTCCTATATCCTGACTGCAGACTGGCAATAGAAATAAGTATTCACAATCTTGTCTCCCTCTCCTTACCTTTAACCCTAAAGCATATGTGTGATGTCCTGTATGTTCAGATCATGAGAAAATAGCACCTTCTGTCTTCTGCTGAACACTAAAACTTTCAGGCTCTTGGGGAATGGAAGTACATGCCATACCTACACAATCAGACACCTATTGACTTTTTGTTTCAAACACTGGTGACAACAGGAGGCCCTCCCAATTTACTAAAGTAGGCTTGCATATTATTGCTTTCCTATTGTTGGATTGCTTggttcaacttttttttttcaacaaatatataattaagaTCTTAAgattaataattttctataaatgtGTTCATCTGTGTTAGGTCAGATCCAGGAATCGTGAGCCACTGGGTCTCAGATCAAATATAGATAAGAAGCTTGGAATATCAAGgagctacagtcaggtccataaatattgggacagtgacacagttttggtaattttgcctctgtacaccaccacagtggatttgaaatgaagcagtcaagatgtgactgaagcgtagactttcagctttaattcaaggggtttaacaaaaaatattgcattaaccgtttaggaattacagccattttttttacagagttcctccattttcacaggctcaaaagtaatgggacaattgactgataagcagtttcatggccagctgtggcctgtttcctccttatatcatgataaattaaggagataaaaggtctggagctgattccaagtgttgaatttgcatttggtagctgttcatgggaactctcaatatgccgtccaaagaggtgttgatgcaagtgaaggaggccatcattaggctgaaaaaccaaaacagacctatcagagagatagcagaaactttaggagggctaaatcaacaatttggtacattcttaaaaagaaggaatgcactggcgagctcagcaacaccaaaaggcctgggagaccacagaaaacaactaaagtggatgatttcagaattcttttcttattgaagaacaaccccttcacaacatctagccaagtcaggaacactctggaggaggtaggcctatcattgtcaaagtctacagtcaagagccaccttcatgaatgtaaatacagacggtttacctcaagatgcaaacctctggtaacactaaagaacacaaaggccagattagactttgctaaaaacctctaaaaaaagcctgaccagttctgatgcaaggttaacttgtaccagaatgatgggaagagaaaagtatggagaaggaaaggaagggctcatgatccaaagcataccacatcatccgtcaaacatgtggaggcagtgttatggcatgggcatgtttggctgccagtggaactgggtcactggggtttattgataatgtgactgttgatagaagtagcaggatgaattctgaagtgtacagagctatactttctgctcagattcagtcaaatgctgcaaaactgataggacagggcttcacagtacagatggataacaacccaaagcatactgtgaaagcagcccaagagcttggaaattaaatgttcttaaatggctgagtcagttacctgacctcaacccaactgagctgcttttcacttactgaagacaaatctgaaggcagaatgacccacaaacaagcagcaactgaagatgaaatcatctcaagggaggaaacacCATgggcatttggtgatgtccatggggtccagacttcaggtagtcattgactgcaaaggatttacctccaagtaataaaaataatcctaatatttatgattatattagtttgtcccattacttttgagcctgtgaaaatggaggaactctgtaaaaaatggctgtaattcctaaacggttaatgcaatatttttgttaaatcccttgaattaaagctgaaagtctatgcttcagtcacatcttgactgcttcatttcaaatccactgtggtggtgtacagaggcaaaattaccaaaactgtgtcactgtcccaatatttatggacctgactgtataatgtaatttataattaatataatttgcCTGTGATACAGCAAAGACTACAATACATGCCTAAATTGCTTATTCTGCATGCCTCTTTTCATTGTATACTGTTTAGGGCATCATAAATTAAGTggatttgcatttacattactGTACATTGACTATATtcattattgtatatttatgatgtcaaagacaaaaacatatGGTGTACACTGATATTCAACAAATATGTACAGCATCTGTACAGTATTGTGTGAAGCTTGAAACACATCTCACAAATTTGAGATCTTTAGTACTGCTTGCTCTGTTTGCTCAAAATCTGATTTAGATGACTAACTATTTACATCCCTACTGAGCCATATGGGTGCGGATACACCTACCTTCAATCCAACTTATTATTCTGCCAAATTGCCAATCATCTACGTGCTTAATAATTACACTCAGGAAATGATTGTCTCAGTGGTATGCTGtgtcacaaacaaaacaaacacaatctgACAAGCTGGTTTACCACTTATTAATAGAGAAAAGCTAAAAGCTTTAAACCAGGCTTGTACAGCTGCACTCACATGCACAGAGAGGAGCTCATGTTGGCCCATCACTAAAGCACTCAGACTCTCAGACAGCAGGCATTAGAACCAAATCAACATTAGTGCATGCCACCGCAGGTCTGTAACATCAAAACTCACATCTAGTTAAACACTAACAAAATGAGACAGAATAAGTACATAAACCTAATAGGCAATAAAGAGTCAAATCAGTGCAGGTTCTAATTAGCAAAATGAGAAACAAAAGAGAGGCAGACTTTTGGAATTAGTAGTTTGCTCAGCTAAACaagactgtctgtgtgtgtctgtggcatGCTTTTATACCTTAGGTGCAATCAGACATAAGGCCATAAAATGCTGAATACTTGAAAATATTTATCCAAATACCCACATGCTTGATATACACAACCAATAACAGCATCCTGTTTAAATACTGAATAGTTTGAGGACTCCATATTTGTGCTTTATGATAACGCAAAGGTGGCCAACTGTATGTTAAGTCTTTTGTAATCATGATCTTCATCTTGTGGTTTGCTTACAAGGATGTTCTTTCTTCTGCATACACAGTAAAACGCTTTACTTAAATCGCTGATGTAAAGCTTGCTGTGATCATTTGAATCCAATTTCATCATGTACTGTTAACTTTTGATCTGTTCTGTCTGCAATAATTGCAGAAGACTGAAATATTTGAGCagattttagaaagaaatgtgACAGAAAACGACACTAGGCAATTAATTGCTCCCTTAAATTTGAGATTTGTTCCTGATTACCATTGTGATAAGTGCAAAGGATTATTTTCTGGCAGCTTCTCATGTTTCAAGGCAAATTGACCTTTATATCGTATGTGTCTCATGCTTTTGGATAACTATTAAAAAGACACTGAGGCACAGGTTTTAAAAGGGCTATTAggtgtgtatttaataaagttCACTGTACCTATTCTCCTGGGAAAGGACATGAAACCAAAAACTGTTCTGTCCAGTATACTGAAGCCTAATTATCTCTAGAGTTTAgtatatattacagttacaACTTTTTAAACCCTTTAGATTTATCTTGATTTCTgcattaattattcataaaatgtAGTCTGATGTTCATGCAAGCCGTAAGAAAGAAACTATTCTGCataaacaaataacacaaacaaTAATACCTTGTAAGCAACTGCAGTGTCTGCTAGAAAGGTGGGTGTTGATCTGGTGTGATCTGTACTCAAAGACCTTGAGCTTATCTCTTCCACATCATAAGGCTTAGAAATCACCAGCAACAAAGACCGGTCCTCACGTACGCCATCACATTCACGCTAATGTCGGAAAGGTATGCAAATCATGGTACTAGCAGGTTTTTACATAGTACGTCTGTTAAATACCTGCTtaagatatgtgtgtgtgtgtgtgtgtgtgtgtgtgtgtgtatgtatgctcAGGGTTCAATCTGACTCCACTGAATCTGAGGTGTTTTTCTCATGTGCTTAGTAGATAACTACTGACCTTCACCTTTTTTCACGTTTTTTCACAAGTTCCAAGAAGTCCTTTTTTCCTTACAACATTTAATGTCTTTATTGAACACATCGATTAACCATTCACAGTacagtttgggggaaaaaaaattaataactggTAGAACATTATTTAGCAGCAATTACCTCaccaaaaagtttttttttttttttagctgctgATCAGATTTATATCACAGTGAGAAGGAATTTTAGTTCATTCTTCCCTATACAAATACTTGAGTGCATagatattttttagtttttgtaaataattcctATTTACTCATATGTTTCCTGCTGGATGATAGAAGCTGGATGGCCATCATCCGACTTCAAAGCTTTAGGTGACAGACCACTGAACTGACATTCTCCTGTAAAATTGTAAATCTTTTTTGAAAGCATTGGTTTCCTCTATGGTGTCCTTCCTTTAACACCATTCTTATTCAATGTTTTTCTTATAGTGGACTAATGAACCCTTTAGAACATTAGACCTTAGCAGGTTCTGGAGATTTCTGCAGGTCTTTTGGCATTACCCTTGGCTTCTTTTTCACTCCTTCAGCACTACATATTGGTGTGATCTTTCCAGCATGCCCACTTCTTGGGAGAGTAGCAAAAGTACTGAATTTGTCTTGTTGTGGCATGATGAACACTCATGTCTTAAGAAATGCCTTTGTAGCATTTTCCAGCTTCATGTATCTCTACAGTTCTTCTTGTAAAGGTCCTATGAAAGTTGTTTTCATCTGGGGAGACAGTCAGTAACCAGAActtgtgtgctttttttaataGGGCAGGACACCTAAACCGCTCACACTTCCAGTCTCACCTCATGAATCAGAACACTTGAATTAGTGTATACAGTTTTAACAagaacaagtttttttttattattgatgaAAAGCAAAATTATCACATTTAGTTGGGAAGGATAATCTAATAACTTCCCTGGAACATTACAGAAATGTCCAAGAGGAGCACCAATATCCTCACTTTTTCATCTACTCAGTAACACTCTAATATACAAGCTGGGGAAAAAGGAATTCAATAAAGCCATTAATTTTGCCCATAGGTATTAAAGGATAATGTACTGTAATAACACTGGTCCCAATACACAGCTCTCAAAACAGCCAATTTACTCTTTGGTTTCCTTTCAGATAGCCAGCAAAAGCACTATCCTCATAAAGAGATCATGGAAATGTGAAGCAATTAGAATTTACAAGATGCTGTTGTAATTAGACAACTAGTGCTTTAGAAGGCAAGTTATGAGAAGGGTTGCTCTCTGCAGAGTTATATGCTTTGATGCTCAGCCAAACACAGGCAGTTGCAccaaatataaatcatttacataaaacaacattaaTCAAAGACATACAGACTTGTACACGGCTGAAACTTACTGCAAAGAAGAAAATAGGATGCAGTTCCCATGAGGAGAAGTCTACTCTGGGCCAGAGAGCTGGCCATACCACATATTCCTCCAAACACTAAGAGCACCAGACTGAGAGGCAGCAGGACAGCAATCACATTATGCATACCTGCATGAAAGACAATTACAACTGCTTATTAACAATTACCAACAAAACCTTGCAAGTGAAGAGTATTGTACAGTCTACCAGTGCtatttgtactgtatgtgaGGCAGAGCAGAATGGGCAAGAGCACGAGTGTGTTAAATGAATGCGTCTCTACATCTCTGATGTGGCTGACAATGAAATGAGTTGAGTTGTAGTAATACATTGCTTGGTAAAGTTGCATATGAGGAAATGCTTACTCTGCATGTgcttttctgattctgaaaaccTTGGTGGCTCTCCTGTAAAGGGCTGTTCATCTGCAGGCAGACACATCACCACAGGGACAATTATACTTTACTGTAAGTAAATGAATCCCCCTCCCTTTCCGAAGTTACTTATTAGCCCACtgtccaaataaataaataaataaatagaaggaAAGTGCCTTACCGTTTCCCACTCCCCACAGTCCAGAATGCACGTGCTCTGGGGCTGTGTGGTTCGTGCGTTTATCCTCTATAATGTACCAGTACTCGGTTCCGATGGCGAGCGCCAGAAAGCTGAAGCTGAGAATCGCGCTTAATCCAGCGCCAAGAACCACAGAGCCAAATCCAACTCTCATATCGATCGATATAGCAGATTATTATTAGAGGCAAAATACAAACCGGTGCCAGAACTTTAGCACTTGCCATGCAGAATAATGAGGTGCACTCAAATCAGTCTTCAtgcatttatgtttattaaagaCGAAGTCACACAAGGCGGGTAAAAACGTCATTCACAGAGATAATGAGCACCACCTATCGAAGGCTTTTTGGTGCCTAAACATgcactttaatataattttGCGCATTAATTTGAGCCTACAATTGGGTCGTGATGACGTCATAGAAAACACTTAGGCGTCTTCAAAGAGCTCCGCCAATGGGAGACATTAAATCTGGATAAATAGATGCATATTCATAACCGGAACCACTTACTCACTACAAGTCATTCATTACAACCTactagaaaagaaaaagctccttcacttcatttgaattattcatGATGTAGGGAGATAAGCGCTTTTCTATACACTATGTTAAGTCTACCTCATTATCCAGGGGAAAATCTCTTTCATGAGGAACCAACAAGCTTAAACTCTCAGAGCACCACAGTCATTGAGAGTGTGCTTTCAGGTCAGGGCTGAGGGTTGAGGACAGGGCTCTGTGGaagccactcgagttcttccaatccaactttggcaaaccatgtcttcatgaacctcgctttgtgcacaggggcattgtcatgctggaacaggtttgggccccttagttccagtgaagggaaatcttaaagctacaggatacaaagacattctagaaaattatgtgcttccaactttgaggCAACTgtttggagaaggcccacatatgggtgtgatggtcagctgtccacatacttttggccatatggtgtatatggTTCAGAATATATTCTCAAACAATTATTTGAGCAATAACACCACACTAGTAGGTGGCGGTACAGTAACGCATCAAGGTTTCCTTGATGCATAAAACACTTTAAGTTTGCGAACACACAAAGTATTAGCAtgtaatcacaaaaaaaaaaaataaaattacacattaGCTCGGGTATTCACACGTTTTGGTCCCAAAAGCCTACCATAACCACTGACGCACCATAGCGCAAAGCACACGACAGTAAAAGCTGTGCATGCTCGGTCAGTTCTTACACAGCTCCTTTTATGATAACTCAGACTCCATATCCAAACTGTAAATTTCTAACATGTCAATATTTTAAGGTGATTAGGAAAAGTACTTGCACGCAACATGACACCCTGATATGATTTTAAAACTAAAGGTTTATTCAGAGAGGGGAGGGGGAGAAgaaagaaggcaaaaaaaaaaaaaaaaaaaaaaaaaaaaaaaaaaaaacacatttcagggTCCGGTCCAAATAAAGTCTACAGACAGgctatatacacatatatacaaactTCATTATTTCAGATGAGTCGATTACCCAAGAGAGATCAAATTAAGGACAGATTGAAATAATGTGTCTTGTGAAAAGCAATAATAGCAGTGGTGTCTGTTATCTTCATTCTTCACCCATGGCAGACTGGATAATCTGTCCTCTTTTCAACTTCACAGCTTCTTCAAATTTGTCAATGGCCTGGCCGCACatctttttctatttaaaaaaaaaaaaaaaaaaaaggcgcaGTATTAATTTAAACTCCATTCTCTTTTAAATCTAGTGCATAGGATTTTTGTATCCTGTAacagtaattcacagtcagGACTGCAGCAGGGACGTAGGAGTGAAACAGGCAGGAAACACAGTACTCACGTGCCAGGGAAGACAGCAAGAGCATAACAGTAAACAAAAACCGAGAAGAGGAAAAATGATTCAGGACTGATTGAGTTTTAGCTTGTTTGTCCTTGCTGAACGGCTTTCTAATATGGTATAAAGCTAGTCAATAACAACTGTCAGGTGATTTATTCTTGTTGTGGATTTTGTATTGTTATCCAGAAATACTGTGAGTAACAGTAGTGTTTACTAGTAGTTTGTGTAAATAGTAGTGTTTCTCTGTATGTTTGTACTCCAAGCTTGGTCAGGATCAGCATCATCTGGGGCGTCTTTTATGAATCAGTGTGAATATTTAATACTCTGTGcactggtgcagtgggtaaGTTGCTCCCTAACTGCTCCAGGGTACCTGcttcagtcctgagctcaggttacggTCTGTATGGagctttgcatgttctctcccaactgggtttcctttgggttccaCCTCCTTCCCAAAAATATGCCCGAAGGTGGATTGGTTACACTTaattggccctaggtgtgaatgtttccagggataggctccggCACTCCCATgacgctgaccaggataaagctgttactgaagaggGATGAATGTTTATCTAGGGCACACTGATACTACACCTATGCTGCATTATTTTGTTATCATTATGTTGTGATCATGTTTGCAAGAAACACACCCTCTGGCCGTGTTTTGTGTGCACGTGTGCTTGTAGTAGGTCTGTAGACCATTGAAACTGATGGACACTTTTTCTGAGAAGTTGACATGGTACTTAAACCATTTGCCATTGCAAATGTACAAATGTGGTATTGAACAAGGTGGTTTAGCAGTGTTTTTGCCAAAGTTCCATGCAGCAGCCATTTTGCATAACATCTTAAAAAGGTGTGGGGTATGTAGTGGGTTAATGAAAATGTGACATAAATACCAATTTATCACTATACAACATGGCATAATATTAAATAGTAATTATAATGATTAAGACAGAACATTTAATCCAAATatttgaaacaaacaaaaacatcaggTAGTCAGC
The sequence above is a segment of the Pangasianodon hypophthalmus isolate fPanHyp1 chromosome 12, fPanHyp1.pri, whole genome shotgun sequence genome. Coding sequences within it:
- the tmem235b gene encoding transmembrane protein 235, with product MRVGFGSVVLGAGLSAILSFSFLALAIGTEYWYIIEDKRTNHTAPEHVHSGLWGVGNDEQPFTGEPPRFSESEKHMQSMHNVIAVLLPLSLVLLVFGGICGMASSLAQSRLLLMGTASYFLLCSVLTLSGVSLYISYSQKALEEAEMRIGLEQMAMVHTSFGWSMGLAWLSFILEVITGLLLLLAAWMVQLAQYQETVAPI